ATTTCCTTACATACAGAAAAATATATTAAAAATATTCATGCAGACGTATTAAAACGGGCATCTGCATTTTTATTACTGAGTGACTCAAAAGCATCTTTTACTATTGAAGGAGAAAGCCCTAAAAGTAAAAGAATGGCAAGATGGGGACAAGCTATCGGACAGGCAGGCTTGATTGAGTTAAATAAAGAAGAGTTATTGAGGTTACAACAACTACTTATTGAAAATCCCAGATTTGTGGCCATGGGTTTTCGCAATAAAGGTGGATTTATTGGCGAGCATGACCGGATTACAGGTGAACCTATGCCAGATCATATATCGGCCAAATGGCAAGACCTGGATCAATTGCTGACAAATTTGATACAAACCAATCAAATGCTCATAAAAAGTGATATGGATGCTGTGCTTTCGGCTACAATCATAGCATTTGGATTTGTATTTATACATCCATTTGAAGACGGTAATGGTCGTTTACACAGATACCTGATACATCATATACTTTCGAAAAAACAATTTTCAAAACAAGGCTTGATATTTCCTGTGTCGGCTTCTATTTTAAATCACATCGTTGATTATAGAAAAGTGCTGGAATCTTATTCCTTGCCGCTTCTTGATTATATTGAATGGCGGGAAACCAAAGATAACAATGTTGAAGTACTCAATGACACCAAGGATTATTATGCCTATTTTGATGCGACCAAACAGGCCGAGTTTTTATATGATTGCGTAATGGATACAATTGAAAATTTCATCCCACGCGAAGTAACTTATCTCATACGATACGACCAATTTAAACACTTTCTGGAAGATGAATTTGAAATGCCGGATAAACTTGTTACACTCCTGCTTCGGTTTCTGGAACAAAATGAAGGTAAACTTTCAAAAAGAGCAAAAGAAAACGAATTTTGCAATCTGACCGAAGTTGAAATCGACCAAATTGAGAATGAGTACATGAACATATTTCTTCAGCAATGATCGACAATCCGGGTGATATTGTTATACAATTCTGACATACCAACAGCGTTATATTAATGGAATTTTAAGTCTGAACCCATGGCAAAAAAATTCTACACCAGATACCCCACCCGTTAGCTTTAGTTTTTTTATTAAGGAAAATGCTTTGAAATGAAATTGCTCCATCGCGTTTCCAATTTTCGCACATTTTCTAAATCTCCGTCGGAAAGGATGTCATTTTTTGGAGCCTTTCTTCGGATTGCCTCTTCCAAATATTTGAAGGCTGAATCAACATCACCAGTCAAACTTTTCATACATGCAATATTGTAATAGGAGCGAAAATCTTCTGGCAAATTCTGTATCGTTAAAAGGTAATAATGCTCAGCAACTGAATATTTTTTAAGTAGATAGTGGAGAGTACCTAAATTTAATGTGAGGTTTGGGTAAAGTGAATCAATTGCAATTGCACGATTAAAGATTTCTTCGGCTTTCTTCAGAAATCCAAGATTAAGATACATATTGCCCAAAATGCTGTAAGGTTCAATTGCTGTACTATCCAATTCAATAGCACGTTTTAAATAATGTTCTGCGGCTTTATAATTGCTTCGTGCGATAAAAACTTTTCCCAGTAAATATGGCAATAAAGCATTAGTAGAATCAATAAGCAATCCTTTCCTAGCCCATTTGCCTGCCTCGTCTATTTCGTTTTGTTCAAATGCATGATTTGCGAGGTTTATAATAGGATCAATGTAACCGGTATCTAATGAATGTGCCTTTAAAAAATACTTCTTGGCCAATTCCGGATATTTCAACTCATTATAGTAAAGTCCTAATGCAACGTTAACTGTCGCTGAATTCGAATCCTTTTCAATTGCCATTTTAAAATATCGTTCTGCAATTACTTTATCACCAAATTTTATATACACTAAGAAAGGCAACATTACTCGAGGCAATGTCCAGTTTGGACTAAGTTTCATTGCAGTTTCAAAATAATAAATCATGGAATCCTTATCTTTCAAATGAAATGCATGATTCAATCCCATAGTATAATAATATAACGGCATTTCAGCCTGAGTTTCAATCGCATCCGACAACAATTTTTTAGCTTGGATTCCATTTTCCAGAACTCCGTTTTGATTTTTATAAATTTCAATAAATGCTTTAAAAAAATTCAGTCGTGCTTCGAAAATGGGATACAGATAATGTTTTTTTCCAAGTAATCTTTTAGATCGTTCAATCATTTCAATAATTTGCAAGCACCGTTCAATGCGAACTTTTTTACTTCTAGAAATCTCTTTAACATCTGTAAGGAGCATCGAATTCATAAATTGCTGGGCTTCATCCTGAAGTGCTGCTGCATAATTTCTTGTAAAGGTGCTTTGTAAAGATTTTAGTTTATCAGATGCGAGTAATTGAGAATAATAGAATTCAGCACAATTGGCTTTGGGTGCTAAATATCGTTTTTCAATCAAGCTTTTCTTAAAGTTCTGATAGGTTTCATAAAGCAAAGGATCCGTAATGTTTTCAACCATGTAATCAATGCTGCGGTGATCAATACCTGAAAACAAAACCTGATCATATGTCTTTATGGAATTTATTGAATCCAGTTCTTTTTTAAAAACTTTTGATAAAGTATAATCTCTTGAACCTATCACCATGGGAATTTGACGGATAGGTGCTACATCCTTTTTAACGCGATCTTCCAAATACCTGCTTATTTCATACGAATTCACTTCAAGATCTTCATTTTCATCTGCCAGTCCATAAAGACCCTTGACCAGGTGAAAACTAAAAGCGCCTCTTCCGCCTCCCCATTGTTCTCCTTCCATGCTGTATTCATCCGGTTGGCATGAAAGGATTTTAATTTCATTGGCATATTGTTTGGCAAGGTTGGTATTTGTCAATTGACTGCCATGAATTGAAGAACCTGCCAATTTTCCACTTCTACATGCGTCAATGATGGCTATGGTCTGGGTCTGATTTTTTAACGAAAGCGTTGAAATAATTTCCTGCAGCATAAAAAGTGAAAACGCACCTCCAGACATATATACATTGGCCGGTGAATCCCAGCATAATAAAAAACCAGGCTGAGTCAGACTCCGTCGCTCCACATCTCCATGGCCTGAAAAATAAATAATTGCCTGGTCGCCGGGTTTGCAAACTTCCCAAAGCCAGTCCAATGCCACTGCGAATTGGGCCATGGTAGCTTGTTCATTAATGAGCAGTTTAATATGTGAATCTTCAATGGAGCCTCCCGCCTTCGATTTTATATACTGGTAGAAAGCCTGCGCATCTTTATCTGCAAATTTCAGATCCGGTATTTCTGAATTCTGATAATCAGAAATGCCGACAAGTACTGCATACGTAGAATTCTTATGACCTAATTTATCATCAGGTATGGAAATTACTCCTTTGCTTTGAGCAATCAGAAATGAAGAATAGAATAGTGAAATAAAGATTATTTTAAAATTAAAATTGGACATGTAACATTTCAATTAAAATACATAGTTAAGTAGTTAGTAATATATCTTAATCTGATTTTTCTTTCCAAATTTTAAAATAATCTTCATGTTAAATATGTAAATTTTAACCTTTTTCAATCATTACTCTCTTATAATAAATTTTATCTTCATCAACAATTTGCAAAACATATAATCCTGGAGTGATTAGAAAGTCATTAAGAACCAATTGAATTACTCCATTCTCTACTCTTTTTATTGATTCGAGGATTACATTACCTCCTATCCCACATAAACTGAAATATATATCTCTTGTTTTTAAATTATTGAATTCAATAGTAATATATTCCACAACGGGATTTGGAAAGGCAATCAGCTCATTTGAAGGAAAACGATCATCTCGAATATTCTCAGAAGTTCCAATATCTTCAGATTGTAGTGCCCCCCCATAGGTCTCTGCACTACCATTGACAATTGTGGAAAAATTCTGCTCACATTTAGATCTAATCTGATAATTGATATATGAATTCGGTGGTAAAAAATAATAATAAGTAGTTCTAATGCCACTTTGTTGATGAACGCCAGCTGTTGTAGTCCAAGAACTAAAACTTGACCATGGTTCTGAAGTAAACTTTGGTTTTGATCTCCAACGAGTTTGGAATAAAGTCACACATCCTTGTGGTTTCCAACTTATAGTCATTGGATTAGATCCACCAGCATGTACTTGTGCTGGTACGAAACACGTTGTAGGTTCAAGCTTTACGGTTTGATTACAAGTTGCCTTATTGCCACTGGCATCTAATACAGTCCATGCCACTGTATTATTGCCCAAAAAGTATGAAGTTGGAGGTTTGTTAATAACGGAACCTACAGTACAATTATCCGAAACAACGGGATTGCCTAGATCTACGGTTTTGGGATCAACCATACAGCCTGCTGCATCCGTAGAGATTGTAATATTAGCTGGGCAAGTAATCTTTGGTTTTGCCTTGTCCCTTACATTAACTGTAAAATTGCAAAGTGCCTCACCACATATATTTTTAACTTTAGCCGTTACAGTATGGCTACCAACTGCAAACCAAGAGCCAGATGCAGGTAAGAATGTAACTTGAGCATTTATTCCAGTATAGGTAGGTGACAGGTAGTTTACTTTAATTTGACAAGTGTTTTCTATTATATCTACAGTCTTATTAGCTGTACATTTTGTAATAACAGGTGGTTGACAACAATTGTCATCGATTAGATTATTACAGTTTTCGTCAATACCATTGCAGATTTCCAATCCATTTGGATTTATAGCTGGATTTGCGTCGTTGCAATCTCCAGTTCCTGTATAATACCCGTCTCCATCATTGTCTGTACCACAGGCATCCAATACTTGTATAGTACTGCTACATCCAATCGCATTGTTGTTAAAGCTATGAAACTTGAAGTTTGAAATATAGTCACATACACTGTTTACATTGCACTTATTTAAATTAGGACAATCATTAATGCCAATGTAAGTCATACTTTGATAGCTGATATTGTCAAGCCCTTCTAAACTTGTTAGGTTTGAATTTCCAAAAATAAACACATCTCCATTCAATGCCGTTAAATTCTGAAGTCCATTGAAGTTTTGTAAATTATTAGAATATATAATGGAAACATTGCCCGTTACACTGGTTAATTTATTTAAGCCAAGAAAATTGGAAACCAATGGATTGTTATCAAAATAGATGCCATGAGTAGTAATCGTGGTAAGATTATCAAAACCATTTAAATTGAGCAATTGTGGATTTTGATTTATCTGCAGTGAACCAACCTTTTCCAAGCCTGATAATCCGTCAAATGTTGATACTAATGGCAAGTACCCCAAAAGCAAAGAACCCTCAACGGTTTTTAAGTTGTTCATTCCATTAAAACTTAAAAGGCCATCAAGACTTGAAATGGCTAAATCCCCTTTCACAATACTGAGCGAGCTAAGTGCTGTGATTTCAGACAAGATAGGGTTGAGGCCTATGGATAAATAACCATTAACTTTGGTAAGTGAATTTAATCCACTTAAAGAGACCAAGTTGTCGTTATAACCAATGTCTGCATTCCCATTGATTTCTGTTAAGTTATTTAATCCATTGAAATTAATAAGTGTATCACATTCGTAAATGTGGAAATCGCCAACTTTTGTCAATGCGCTAAATCCGGAGAAATCCTGAATACCTGAAAAATTTATTTGCAAGCGCGAACTGATATTTAATACCCCATCAAAGGCTGAGTAGTATCTAAAATCTGGATTTTGATTTATTTCAAGGGTACCAATGTTTTGGAGCAAGTTAAATTCGGCAATTTCGACTAAGTTTTCGTTAGTCTCTATTTTTAGTTCAGAAATGGACTGGAGATTATTAAATCCATAGATGCCTAAAAGCAATGGATTTTGAGAAATATCAATGTTTGGTACTGAATTGGACAAACCATTAAAGCCATTTATAGATTGTAATTGACTATTTCCAACAATATTTATATTCGTTACATTTGAAATCTGTTGCCCAGAAATTGTTAGATTATAAGTACTAATTTCAGTTAATGAATTATTGCTATAATATGAGATCCACTTGATAAATTGAAGTTGAGGCAAGACACCACTTTGGATTAGGTTTTCATTACCAGCTACAAGGATACCGGTGCCAATTTTTATCAGATTAGGAAAAGTAAAGTCCTGGAGTGTAGAATTCTCAATGATCGTTAATTGATTCTCAATTTCAGCAAGATTATTTAGTCCCGCAATATGGATCAACAAGTCATTGTTCTCGATAGTTAGAGATTTTACCTTAACAAGTTGATTAAGTCCATTTAAATTGACAATATCTGGTGAATGGGCAATGTGAACATCACCTGATATAATAGTACAACCAGGGTAGTTAGTTGCAAAATTATCAATTTCAGCCTGGGTTGTAAAAGTTATCCCACCAGGTAAACAACTACTCCCTGACAATTGAAAAATGCTTAATAGACTAATTGTAACTAAAAAGAGCTTTTTCATGTGTTTACTTTGAAATTTTAGTAATTTTAATAAAAGTATTATTCTCTCCATAATTAATCCTGAGAAAATACAAGGCAGGCCTATAAGTTTCACCAAATACAATGCCAGTTTTATTCTGTGGCAAGGTAAAGCGCTCCATTTGATTGCCCAATTGATCAAAAACATCAATTACCACATCCGACGAAAGTTTATGATCTACCTGAAGCGTAAATGATTCATTGGTAGGATTCGGAAATACGTTTACTTTCAAATCAGTTTGGGTGCCGGTACTAACAATTGATTGTCCGGTATGTAAACAGATGCGTTCGATTTGTATTTCTGTATTAGCATTTCCCAAATCTACGATCAGGTCGTTTTCAACAAAAACAATTAAGAATATTTTCTTTGGTTCGCCTTTTTGGCAATTCAAAAATTGCAACTTACGTTCGTTAGCACCTAGGGGCAACTCCATTTGCAGCTTGTCTGAAGTCAGTTGGCTTAAGGAAACTTTAGCCAAAGGAATCCAATTTTGAGGTAACTTTGTCCAGTTGCTGGTATCCTCAACGGCTGCAACCACAAGTCTACTTCCATGTTTTATGGAAGAGCCTCGCTCCAAACCCAGCTGGATTTGTATCGTGGTTTGTCCTTTATCCAGACAAACTGGGTTTGTATACAAAATGCCCTCTGAATAATTAAGATTCCCGCGCAAAACAGCTTGCCCTCTGGTTATCTGTCGAGAATTTATAAGAGAACCATCACTATGAATCCATTGCTCCCATTGTTCCGCATCGCATAACGAACGTTCCCGTTCCGGTCCCGGAAATTCACAATCCACGAAAACCGTTACGATTTTCTCATATTCTGCACACACACTGCCGTCTGCATTTTTGCGGACTACTTCCATTTTTACATTGTAATTGCCGGGGAAGCGGAAATCATGGCAGATCAATTGGTTTCCAACACTCACTGCAAACGGTGTATTGAGATTTGGAAGTACAAACCAACGCACCATGTCGCATTCGGTCAAAGCCAAAGGACTGAAGCATATCAGACAGTCGTCGAGTTTTTTGATTTTACTGATTCCCTTTTCAACATCTTCTGCAAGATCATCCGGATCACAAGGACATATTTCGTCGCATCCAGGGAAAATCAAATGAATCCTACACGGACATTCCACATTTGAATCGCAATGACCACTCAGGATGAGATCATACTCCCCTCCTGCGGTGACTATAGCCGGTGGAATATAAATTCCAAAACCAGGAAACGCCACACTTGTGCCGGATGCAACGATGTCAGTCGGGTCATATGAATTGACCAATTGCCAGGATACAAGACTCTCGGGACAATC
The DNA window shown above is from Saprospiraceae bacterium and carries:
- a CDS encoding Fic family protein; the protein is MNNNRFTLKISVFRGRKAPEQGLLVGYGAILEAYKLEVPIPDVLALISIKKRKYLTNEWQVFTPRYLPEDSLYKHLVFALKYEGINLLLLKKLFEKLVQEEILDLIQKEPTGQYSRRLWFLYEWLLNKQLIIDDLQIGNYVSLVNSNIQYSLNTGQNSIRHRIINNLPGVSGFCPMIRKTDKLNRYIEKNISLHTEKYIKNIHADVLKRASAFLLLSDSKASFTIEGESPKSKRMARWGQAIGQAGLIELNKEELLRLQQLLIENPRFVAMGFRNKGGFIGEHDRITGEPMPDHISAKWQDLDQLLTNLIQTNQMLIKSDMDAVLSATIIAFGFVFIHPFEDGNGRLHRYLIHHILSKKQFSKQGLIFPVSASILNHIVDYRKVLESYSLPLLDYIEWRETKDNNVEVLNDTKDYYAYFDATKQAEFLYDCVMDTIENFIPREVTYLIRYDQFKHFLEDEFEMPDKLVTLLLRFLEQNEGKLSKRAKENEFCNLTEVEIDQIENEYMNIFLQQ
- a CDS encoding caspase family protein, with the protein product MSNFNFKIIFISLFYSSFLIAQSKGVISIPDDKLGHKNSTYAVLVGISDYQNSEIPDLKFADKDAQAFYQYIKSKAGGSIEDSHIKLLINEQATMAQFAVALDWLWEVCKPGDQAIIYFSGHGDVERRSLTQPGFLLCWDSPANVYMSGGAFSLFMLQEIISTLSLKNQTQTIAIIDACRSGKLAGSSIHGSQLTNTNLAKQYANEIKILSCQPDEYSMEGEQWGGGRGAFSFHLVKGLYGLADENEDLEVNSYEISRYLEDRVKKDVAPIRQIPMVIGSRDYTLSKVFKKELDSINSIKTYDQVLFSGIDHRSIDYMVENITDPLLYETYQNFKKSLIEKRYLAPKANCAEFYYSQLLASDKLKSLQSTFTRNYAAALQDEAQQFMNSMLLTDVKEISRSKKVRIERCLQIIEMIERSKRLLGKKHYLYPIFEARLNFFKAFIEIYKNQNGVLENGIQAKKLLSDAIETQAEMPLYYYTMGLNHAFHLKDKDSMIYYFETAMKLSPNWTLPRVMLPFLVYIKFGDKVIAERYFKMAIEKDSNSATVNVALGLYYNELKYPELAKKYFLKAHSLDTGYIDPIINLANHAFEQNEIDEAGKWARKGLLIDSTNALLPYLLGKVFIARSNYKAAEHYLKRAIELDSTAIEPYSILGNMYLNLGFLKKAEEIFNRAIAIDSLYPNLTLNLGTLHYLLKKYSVAEHYYLLTIQNLPEDFRSYYNIACMKSLTGDVDSAFKYLEEAIRRKAPKNDILSDGDLENVRKLETRWSNFISKHFP
- a CDS encoding HYR domain-containing protein, giving the protein MKKLFLVTISLLSIFQLSGSSCLPGGITFTTQAEIDNFATNYPGCTIISGDVHIAHSPDIVNLNGLNQLVKVKSLTIENNDLLIHIAGLNNLAEIENQLTIIENSTLQDFTFPNLIKIGTGILVAGNENLIQSGVLPQLQFIKWISYYSNNSLTEISTYNLTISGQQISNVTNINIVGNSQLQSINGFNGLSNSVPNIDISQNPLLLGIYGFNNLQSISELKIETNENLVEIAEFNLLQNIGTLEINQNPDFRYYSAFDGVLNISSRLQINFSGIQDFSGFSALTKVGDFHIYECDTLINFNGLNNLTEINGNADIGYNDNLVSLSGLNSLTKVNGYLSIGLNPILSEITALSSLSIVKGDLAISSLDGLLSFNGMNNLKTVEGSLLLGYLPLVSTFDGLSGLEKVGSLQINQNPQLLNLNGFDNLTTITTHGIYFDNNPLVSNFLGLNKLTSVTGNVSIIYSNNLQNFNGLQNLTALNGDVFIFGNSNLTSLEGLDNISYQSMTYIGINDCPNLNKCNVNSVCDYISNFKFHSFNNNAIGCSSTIQVLDACGTDNDGDGYYTGTGDCNDANPAINPNGLEICNGIDENCNNLIDDNCCQPPVITKCTANKTVDIIENTCQIKVNYLSPTYTGINAQVTFLPASGSWFAVGSHTVTAKVKNICGEALCNFTVNVRDKAKPKITCPANITISTDAAGCMVDPKTVDLGNPVVSDNCTVGSVINKPPTSYFLGNNTVAWTVLDASGNKATCNQTVKLEPTTCFVPAQVHAGGSNPMTISWKPQGCVTLFQTRWRSKPKFTSEPWSSFSSWTTTAGVHQQSGIRTTYYYFLPPNSYINYQIRSKCEQNFSTIVNGSAETYGGALQSEDIGTSENIRDDRFPSNELIAFPNPVVEYITIEFNNLKTRDIYFSLCGIGGNVILESIKRVENGVIQLVLNDFLITPGLYVLQIVDEDKIYYKRVMIEKG